In a single window of the Flavobacterium sp. W4I14 genome:
- a CDS encoding ribosome maturation factor RimP (product_source=KO:K09748; cath_funfam=2.30.30.180,3.30.300.70; cog=COG0779; ko=KO:K09748; pfam=PF02576,PF17384; superfamily=74942,75420), which produces MQVEKRVAALVEEKIADRPELFLVEVKMLPNNKLIIHVDGDEGISIQDCVAISRHVGFHLEEENAIEQAYNLEVSSPGVGEPLKLIRQYNKNIGRTVSIKLKEGSKKEGKLLSVTDNNLLIEESVKEKGKKAVAIQTAVPFNDILETSVLISFK; this is translated from the coding sequence ATGCAGGTAGAAAAGAGAGTTGCAGCCCTCGTTGAGGAAAAAATAGCAGATCGGCCAGAGCTGTTTCTGGTTGAGGTGAAAATGTTGCCAAACAATAAATTAATTATCCATGTTGATGGCGACGAAGGTATTAGCATACAGGATTGTGTGGCCATAAGCAGACACGTTGGTTTTCATCTCGAAGAAGAAAACGCAATAGAACAGGCTTATAATTTAGAAGTTTCTTCGCCCGGTGTTGGTGAGCCTTTAAAATTAATCCGTCAATACAATAAAAATATTGGCCGTACAGTAAGCATTAAGCTGAAAGAAGGATCAAAAAAAGAAGGGAAACTGCTATCGGTTACAGATAATAATCTGCTGATTGAAGAATCGGTTAAAGAAAAAGGGAAAAAGGCGGTAGCAATTCAAACAGCTGTTCCGTTTAATGATATATTAGAAACAAGTGTGTTAATTTCATTTAAGTAA
- a CDS encoding hypothetical protein (product_source=Hypo-rule applied; superfamily=49879) encodes MFKCFFKYQAVIAIAIFALSCSNTNNRPIIKFSGDSSSIIIKNIDEASLLQVKNAYQANADALNLVSVLIKPGDLDSIQDELEVPGKVKILGDSLVFNPDQPFLKGKEYLVESYVGIKFATVGDLIMGKGKQNLKAQRQTLKR; translated from the coding sequence ATGTTTAAATGCTTTTTTAAATACCAGGCCGTAATTGCTATTGCTATATTTGCACTTTCATGTTCGAATACAAACAACAGGCCAATAATTAAGTTTTCTGGGGATAGTTCATCAATAATAATTAAAAATATTGATGAGGCGAGTCTCTTACAGGTTAAAAATGCCTATCAGGCTAATGCAGATGCACTTAATTTGGTCTCTGTTTTAATAAAACCGGGCGATCTGGACAGTATCCAGGATGAACTGGAAGTGCCTGGCAAGGTTAAGATATTAGGCGATTCACTCGTATTTAATCCCGATCAGCCATTTCTTAAGGGTAAAGAATATCTGGTTGAGAGTTACGTCGGAATAAAATTTGCAACTGTAGGCGATCTGATTATGGGGAAGGGTAAGCAGAATTTAAAAGCACAGCGGCAAACACTTAAACGGTAA
- a CDS encoding putative membrane protein (product_source=KO:K08972; cog=COG1950; ko=KO:K08972; pfam=PF04020; superfamily=81338; transmembrane_helix_parts=Inside_1_6,TMhelix_7_24,Outside_25_27,TMhelix_28_50,Inside_51_54,TMhelix_55_77,Outside_78_86,TMhelix_87_109,Inside_110_114): MRFIIEILLMGLAFFIGARIVPGVHVDSYATSIIAAVLVALANSTIGFILRLLTFPVNFLTLGLVSFIITVLMILLVDNMMTSFNTSGFIAAAFLAIVVALIKAVFSAVVGEKE, translated from the coding sequence ATGAGATTTATTATCGAAATCCTTTTGATGGGATTAGCCTTTTTTATCGGCGCAAGAATAGTACCTGGCGTACATGTTGATAGTTATGCAACATCCATTATTGCTGCAGTACTGGTTGCGCTTGCGAACTCAACCATTGGGTTCATTTTAAGATTATTAACATTCCCTGTTAATTTTTTAACGCTCGGACTGGTATCATTCATCATTACCGTTTTAATGATTTTATTGGTTGATAACATGATGACCTCTTTTAACACTTCAGGTTTTATCGCCGCTGCATTCCTGGCTATAGTTGTAGCTTTAATTAAAGCAGTGTTTAGTGCTGTAGTTGGGGAAAAAGAATAG
- a CDS encoding alkylation response protein AidB-like acyl-CoA dehydrogenase (product_source=COG1960; cath_funfam=1.10.540.10,1.20.140.10,2.40.110.10; cog=COG1960; pfam=PF00441,PF02770,PF02771; superfamily=47203,56645): protein MHFELSEEQLMIRQAARDFAQQELKPGVIERDEHQKFPAEQVKKLGELGFLGMMVSEKYNGSGLDAISYVLVMEELSKIDASASVVVSVNNSLVCYGLEAYGSEAQKEKYLKPLAAGEKIGAFCLSEPEAGSDATSQRTTAEDKGDYYLLNGTKNWITNGGTASTYLVIAQTHPELRHKGINAFIVEKGIEGFTVGPKENKLGIRGSDTHSLMFNDVKVPKENRIGEDGFGFKFAMKTLEGGRIGIAAQALGIAQGAFELATQYAKERKSFGKPISEHQAIAFKLADMATQIEAARLLVYKAAWLKDQGLPYTQAGSMAKLFASKVAMDVTIEAVQVHGGYGFVKEYHVERLMRDAKITQIYEGTSEIQKMVISREVIR, encoded by the coding sequence ATGCATTTTGAATTAAGTGAAGAGCAATTAATGATCCGGCAGGCAGCCCGCGATTTCGCGCAGCAAGAATTAAAGCCTGGCGTAATCGAACGAGACGAACATCAGAAATTTCCGGCCGAGCAGGTGAAAAAACTTGGAGAACTTGGTTTTTTGGGGATGATGGTGAGCGAAAAATATAATGGAAGCGGACTCGATGCCATTTCTTACGTTTTGGTAATGGAAGAGCTTTCTAAAATCGATGCTTCTGCATCAGTTGTGGTTTCAGTAAACAACTCTTTGGTTTGTTACGGATTAGAGGCCTATGGCAGTGAAGCCCAAAAAGAAAAATATTTAAAGCCGTTGGCAGCAGGAGAAAAAATAGGCGCTTTTTGTTTGTCAGAACCCGAAGCCGGATCTGATGCCACCTCGCAACGTACAACCGCTGAGGATAAAGGCGATTATTATTTGCTGAATGGTACAAAAAACTGGATCACCAACGGCGGTACTGCATCAACTTATCTGGTTATTGCACAAACCCATCCAGAATTAAGGCATAAAGGTATCAATGCTTTTATTGTAGAGAAAGGGATAGAAGGTTTTACCGTTGGACCAAAAGAAAATAAACTCGGCATCCGCGGATCTGATACACATTCTTTAATGTTTAACGATGTGAAGGTGCCAAAAGAAAATAGAATTGGCGAAGATGGCTTCGGTTTTAAATTCGCCATGAAAACATTAGAAGGCGGAAGGATCGGTATTGCGGCCCAGGCTTTAGGTATTGCACAGGGTGCTTTCGAGTTGGCCACGCAGTATGCTAAAGAGCGTAAATCATTCGGCAAACCAATTTCTGAGCATCAGGCCATTGCTTTTAAACTGGCCGATATGGCTACACAGATCGAAGCCGCCAGGTTATTGGTTTATAAAGCTGCCTGGTTAAAGGATCAGGGTTTACCTTACACACAGGCCGGTTCTATGGCCAAACTGTTTGCTTCGAAAGTGGCGATGGATGTAACCATTGAAGCGGTACAGGTGCACGGTGGTTATGGTTTCGTAAAAGAATACCACGTAGAACGTTTAATGCGCGATGCTAAAATTACCCAGATTTACGAAGGTACATCTGAGATTCAGAAAATGGTTATTTCGAGAGAAGTGATCCGTTAG
- a CDS encoding hypothetical protein (product_source=Hypo-rule applied), with amino-acid sequence MEASVLWAAIPPFAMIPIGAEPNTPSQHEVKLKINYYATIVISIINATFDLLTFYT; translated from the coding sequence ATGGAAGCCAGTGTGCTTTGGGCTGCTATCCCGCCATTCGCTATGATCCCAATAGGAGCAGAACCAAATACGCCGTCGCAGCATGAGGTGAAATTAAAAATAAATTACTATGCAACCATAGTAATTTCGATCATTAATGCTACATTTGATTTACTAACCTTTTATACATAA
- a CDS encoding uncharacterized protein (TIRG00374 family) (product_source=TIGR00374; cog=COG0392; ko=KO:K07027; pfam=PF03706; tigrfam=TIGR00374; transmembrane_helix_parts=Inside_1_6,TMhelix_7_26,Outside_27_40,TMhelix_41_63,Inside_64_74,TMhelix_75_97,Outside_98_137,TMhelix_138_160,Inside_161_166,TMhelix_167_189,Outside_190_217,TMhelix_218_240,Inside_241_246,TMhelix_247_269,Outside_270_297,TMhelix_298_320,Inside_321_326), with protein sequence MIFDLKTALKYIILFLIGIGVLYLAFRGQDLGKIWQEIKTANYFWVITSAFAVWIGHVLRALRWQMLYQSIHYKISFWNAYHAVMIGYLANLALPRFGEIGRCSVIHKAEKVPMFASIGTVITERLFDVLMLFLTSLAMLIFQYDIVAGFLYQTIYLNLVKKINTINYLWLVGLGIIILLLIAVAIYFLRQKFSKKFLRIFVSLRQGFGSYSKLKEKGLFLTYTLGIWLFYLLSMYFAFSSIQATSGLHFNAAFTAIVFSGFAMAAPVQGGIGVFHWMVAQSLVLYSVSFKDGLAYSTIIHSSQVLLILILGSLSLGFVLTKRAVK encoded by the coding sequence GTGATATTCGACCTCAAAACAGCGCTAAAATATATCATCCTGTTTTTAATCGGGATAGGGGTTTTATATTTAGCTTTTAGAGGTCAGGATTTAGGAAAGATCTGGCAGGAAATTAAAACCGCCAACTATTTTTGGGTAATTACTTCTGCATTTGCCGTATGGATTGGCCATGTGTTACGTGCTTTGCGCTGGCAAATGTTGTATCAGTCTATCCATTACAAAATAAGTTTCTGGAATGCTTACCACGCTGTAATGATCGGCTATTTGGCTAACCTTGCTTTGCCACGCTTCGGAGAGATTGGCCGTTGCTCAGTGATCCACAAAGCCGAAAAGGTGCCCATGTTTGCTTCTATAGGTACCGTAATTACTGAACGGCTATTTGATGTGCTGATGCTTTTTCTTACCAGTTTGGCGATGCTGATTTTTCAATATGATATTGTAGCCGGGTTTCTTTATCAAACCATCTATCTCAATCTTGTAAAAAAAATAAATACAATTAACTATTTGTGGTTGGTTGGTTTGGGTATCATCATCCTGCTGCTCATTGCTGTTGCAATATATTTTCTCCGTCAAAAATTCAGTAAAAAATTTTTACGCATTTTTGTAAGTCTGCGTCAAGGATTTGGCTCGTATAGCAAGTTAAAAGAAAAAGGTTTGTTCTTAACCTATACCTTAGGTATTTGGCTTTTCTACTTACTTTCCATGTATTTCGCTTTTTCTTCTATTCAGGCTACTTCGGGATTACATTTTAATGCTGCATTTACCGCAATTGTTTTTTCTGGTTTTGCCATGGCAGCACCTGTTCAGGGCGGGATTGGTGTTTTTCACTGGATGGTTGCCCAGTCACTGGTATTGTATTCCGTTTCTTTTAAAGATGGCTTGGCCTACTCAACCATTATTCATTCCTCGCAGGTTTTACTAATTCTTATTTTAGGAAGTTTAAGTCTGGGTTTCGTCTTGACTAAAAGAGCGGTTAAATAA
- a CDS encoding aspartate 1-decarboxylase (product_source=KO:K01579; cath_funfam=2.40.40.20; cog=COG0853; ko=KO:K01579; pfam=PF02261; superfamily=50692; tigrfam=TIGR00223), giving the protein MVITILKSKIHRVRVTQAELNYVGSITIDEDLMDAANIIANEKVQIVNNNNGARFETYVIKGERGTGTICLNGATARLAQLGDILIIMSYGSLPIEEAKKYNPILVFPDDNNHLLK; this is encoded by the coding sequence ATGGTTATCACAATATTAAAATCGAAAATACACCGTGTTAGGGTAACACAAGCCGAATTGAACTATGTAGGCAGTATTACGATAGATGAAGATTTGATGGATGCAGCTAACATTATCGCTAATGAAAAGGTGCAGATTGTAAATAATAATAATGGTGCACGTTTCGAAACTTATGTAATTAAAGGCGAACGCGGTACCGGAACCATCTGTTTAAATGGTGCAACAGCCCGTTTAGCTCAGCTTGGCGACATTCTCATCATTATGTCTTACGGCTCATTACCAATAGAAGAAGCCAAAAAATACAATCCAATATTGGTTTTTCCTGACGATAATAACCACTTGCTAAAATAA
- a CDS encoding pantoate--beta-alanine ligase (product_source=KO:K01918; cath_funfam=3.30.1300.10,3.40.50.620; cog=COG0414; ko=KO:K01918; pfam=PF02569; superfamily=52374; tigrfam=TIGR00018) has product MSKLEIFKTKAALKAFLKPLKASGKKIALVPTMGALHNGHISLIKLAQQNADIIICSIFVNPTQFTDPKDLEKYPRPIAHDLAMLADAGCNGVFMPNVDEMYPTGADEVWQIDLGNAEFLLEGEFRKGHYQGVTQIVKKLFDAVEPDVAMFGQKDFQQVLMIKNMLAYFKLPITIITCPIIREADGLAMSSRNIHLSSDDRMHSLVLSKSLQFVIDHFKEYSLTELVDKAKSFYRNIDGVELDYFTIANGDTLEPAKSKDENNLVALVAAKVGSTRLIDNMIIK; this is encoded by the coding sequence TTGTCCAAATTGGAAATATTTAAAACCAAAGCAGCGCTTAAGGCTTTTTTAAAACCCTTAAAAGCATCAGGTAAAAAAATAGCGCTTGTGCCTACCATGGGTGCCTTGCACAATGGCCACATATCGTTGATAAAACTGGCGCAGCAGAATGCCGATATCATTATCTGTAGCATATTTGTAAATCCAACGCAGTTTACAGATCCTAAAGATTTAGAGAAATACCCTCGCCCTATAGCACACGATTTAGCTATGCTGGCAGATGCTGGTTGTAACGGCGTATTTATGCCTAACGTAGATGAAATGTATCCTACCGGGGCCGACGAGGTTTGGCAAATTGATTTGGGTAATGCCGAATTTCTGTTGGAAGGCGAATTTAGAAAAGGCCACTATCAAGGTGTAACGCAGATTGTAAAAAAATTGTTTGATGCCGTTGAGCCAGATGTAGCCATGTTCGGACAAAAAGATTTCCAGCAGGTATTAATGATCAAGAATATGCTGGCTTATTTCAAGCTGCCGATTACCATTATTACCTGTCCGATTATCCGCGAAGCCGACGGTTTAGCCATGAGCAGTCGGAACATCCATTTATCTTCCGATGACCGAATGCATTCATTAGTGCTAAGTAAATCGCTGCAGTTCGTTATCGATCATTTTAAAGAATATTCACTAACAGAATTGGTGGATAAGGCCAAATCATTCTACCGGAATATAGATGGTGTAGAACTGGATTATTTTACCATTGCCAATGGCGATACACTGGAACCAGCCAAATCAAAGGATGAAAATAACTTAGTTGCCCTGGTGGCTGCAAAAGTAGGATCTACCAGGCTGATCGATAATATGATTATTAAGTAA
- a CDS encoding starch synthase (product_source=KO:K00703; cath_funfam=3.40.50.2000; cog=COG0297; ko=KO:K00703; pfam=PF08323; superfamily=53756): MEMAKTKLLIVTHEMSPFLELTKISEITRQLPQAMQEKGFEIRILMPKFGNINERRNRLHEVIRLSGMNIIIDDNDNPLIIKVASIPAARMQVYFLDNEEYFQRKQVFRDASGKFFDDNDERTIFFCKGALETVKKLGWAPDIVHCHGWMSALVPAYIKTTYKNDPTFKNSKVVYSVYEDGFTEKLNASFSKKAVMANMTEDDTKAFLPSDCDSMHIGAITHSDAVVLADENLNKDVLKFVKDSNKPTLAFNLTENFENFYTFYEEISNDELVSLA; encoded by the coding sequence ATGGAGATGGCAAAAACGAAGCTGCTGATTGTTACACACGAGATGTCGCCTTTCCTCGAGCTTACTAAAATTTCTGAAATCACGCGCCAATTACCACAAGCAATGCAAGAAAAAGGATTCGAAATCCGTATCTTAATGCCTAAATTTGGTAACATCAACGAAAGAAGAAATCGTTTACACGAAGTAATCCGCTTATCAGGAATGAACATCATTATCGATGACAACGATAACCCTTTAATCATTAAAGTAGCCTCCATCCCAGCTGCACGCATGCAGGTTTATTTCTTAGACAATGAAGAATATTTCCAACGCAAACAAGTATTTAGAGATGCAAGCGGGAAATTTTTCGACGACAATGATGAACGCACAATTTTCTTTTGCAAAGGCGCGTTGGAAACGGTTAAAAAATTAGGCTGGGCGCCAGATATCGTTCACTGTCATGGCTGGATGAGTGCATTAGTTCCTGCTTATATCAAAACAACTTATAAAAACGATCCTACTTTTAAAAATTCTAAAGTAGTATATTCTGTTTATGAGGACGGCTTTACAGAGAAATTAAATGCTAGTTTTTCTAAGAAGGCAGTCATGGCAAATATGACTGAGGATGACACTAAAGCATTCTTACCATCTGATTGCGACAGCATGCATATTGGTGCGATAACACATTCTGATGCAGTAGTTTTAGCAGATGAAAACCTAAATAAAGATGTGTTAAAATTTGTTAAAGATTCCAATAAGCCAACATTAGCTTTTAACTTAACCGAGAATTTCGAAAACTTCTATACTTTTTATGAAGAAATTTCGAATGACGAACTGGTTTCACTTGCTTAA
- a CDS encoding hypothetical protein (product_source=Hypo-rule applied; pfam=PF14092) — MKFTKQDLLTLLIGLFLFASCKNPDGVGLDVDPNAAITGTLVVSPVKSQLVREDAANTAGLIRYPLGYMIDPDFGKTEAALALTVYPVSTSYDFGTAPVLDSAVLVLKLDTTSTLTKFYGDTITSKYSIDVYQLANKVTTYKSSDVQAINNTLLGNFTGKIAPNTKRKIFDIVTGKADTLKTVPAQIRIPLNRAFIQNAILNLGTAGTSTNAKFIDAFKGLYAQVNKTSSTGAGGIAFFNFTGTDSYLQLVWKKTNSSSGIDTTSVNFPIGALVQNSSGGSSISGIAANIKHDYTGTEVQKQIDVAVPTDPAQQYRVTYLQGLAGVKTKLTFPELTGFTGKYGKAIINKAELVVELGGAAPAYPFNAAQRLSLYRWDIAQQPADIPDYTTFSGSASGGAALFGGYFDSLKKRYIFIVTNYVQSLIDKNVEDYGTFLAPTSYTDFQRASTATSAERSIIGASSSTANKIKLNIYYTKIN, encoded by the coding sequence ATGAAATTTACAAAACAAGACTTATTAACCCTGTTGATAGGTCTTTTTCTTTTTGCATCGTGCAAAAACCCTGATGGTGTTGGTTTAGATGTAGATCCGAACGCTGCAATTACCGGAACGCTGGTGGTATCTCCTGTTAAATCTCAACTTGTACGAGAAGACGCTGCCAACACCGCCGGATTAATCCGTTACCCACTGGGCTATATGATTGACCCTGATTTTGGAAAAACTGAGGCTGCCTTAGCATTAACGGTTTATCCGGTAAGTACAAGTTACGATTTCGGTACTGCTCCGGTATTAGACTCAGCAGTTTTGGTATTAAAATTAGATACAACATCTACTTTAACCAAATTTTACGGCGATACCATCACTTCTAAATATAGTATTGATGTTTACCAGTTAGCCAATAAGGTTACAACTTATAAAAGCTCGGATGTACAGGCAATCAACAACACACTTTTAGGTAACTTTACAGGCAAAATAGCACCAAACACCAAAAGAAAGATATTTGACATCGTAACAGGCAAAGCCGATACTTTAAAAACTGTACCTGCTCAAATCCGGATTCCTTTAAACAGGGCATTTATACAAAACGCCATATTAAACTTAGGCACCGCAGGAACATCCACAAATGCAAAATTTATAGACGCATTTAAAGGCTTATATGCTCAGGTAAATAAAACATCTTCAACAGGGGCTGGAGGTATTGCATTTTTCAATTTCACAGGCACTGATTCATATTTACAACTGGTTTGGAAAAAAACCAATTCATCAAGCGGAATAGACACCACTAGCGTTAACTTTCCTATTGGAGCGTTGGTTCAAAATAGCAGTGGTGGCAGTTCAATTTCCGGAATAGCCGCAAACATTAAGCACGATTACACAGGCACTGAAGTGCAAAAACAAATTGATGTTGCAGTTCCAACAGATCCAGCCCAACAATATAGAGTAACTTACTTACAAGGCTTGGCCGGTGTAAAAACCAAATTAACGTTTCCAGAATTGACAGGCTTTACTGGCAAGTACGGAAAGGCAATTATTAATAAGGCAGAGTTGGTTGTAGAGCTTGGTGGTGCTGCCCCAGCATACCCTTTTAATGCCGCACAGCGACTTTCTTTATACCGTTGGGATATTGCACAACAACCAGCCGATATACCTGATTACACAACGTTCTCCGGTAGCGCTTCTGGCGGTGCAGCACTTTTTGGCGGTTATTTCGATTCGTTAAAAAAACGTTACATCTTTATCGTAACTAATTACGTTCAGAGCTTGATTGATAAAAACGTTGAAGATTATGGCACATTCTTAGCCCCTACGTCTTATACCGACTTCCAGAGAGCATCTACTGCTACATCTGCAGAAAGATCGATTATAGGCGCAAGCAGCTCAACTGCCAATAAGATAAAGTTAAATATTTACTATACTAAAATTAATTAA
- a CDS encoding single-strand DNA-binding protein (product_source=KO:K03111; cath_funfam=2.40.50.140; cog=COG0629; ko=KO:K03111; pfam=PF00436; superfamily=50249; tigrfam=TIGR00621), whose product MSGINKVILVGHLGKDPEVRHLDGGVTVASFPLATSETYNKDGKRVEQTEWHNIVLWRGLAEVASKYLQKGKLVYIEGKLRTRSFEDKEKVKKYVTEIVAENFTMLGRKSDFEQSPTTPTHQSSEAKIEDEFTIGPSDENGDLPF is encoded by the coding sequence ATGTCTGGGATTAACAAAGTTATTTTAGTAGGCCATTTAGGCAAAGACCCTGAAGTGCGACATTTAGACGGTGGCGTAACAGTAGCCAGTTTTCCATTAGCTACCTCGGAAACATATAACAAAGACGGAAAAAGAGTAGAACAAACGGAATGGCACAATATCGTGTTATGGCGTGGCTTAGCAGAAGTTGCTTCCAAATACCTTCAGAAGGGCAAATTGGTTTATATAGAGGGCAAATTAAGAACAAGATCCTTTGAAGATAAAGAAAAAGTTAAAAAATATGTAACAGAAATTGTGGCCGAAAACTTTACCATGTTAGGCAGAAAAAGCGATTTCGAGCAAAGTCCAACTACACCAACGCATCAAAGTTCTGAAGCTAAAATTGAAGATGAATTTACAATTGGTCCATCAGATGAAAATGGAGATCTTCCGTTTTAA
- a CDS encoding A/G-specific adenine glycosylase (product_source=KO:K03575; cath_funfam=1.10.1670.10,1.10.340.30; cog=COG1194; ko=KO:K03575; pfam=PF00730,PF14815; smart=SM00478,SM00525; superfamily=48150,55811; tigrfam=TIGR01084) — protein sequence MTFQNELINWYLINKRDLPWRHTNDAYTIWLSEVILQQTRVEQGLPYFNRFLENFPTVADFAGATEARVLKLWQGLGYYSRGRNMHATAQIVVKDYDGIFPNLHDELIKLKGIGEYTAAAISSFSSGEARAVVDGNVFRVLSRFYGLATPINSPAGKKEFYALANDLLYKEDPALYNQAIMEFGAMQCKPKSPSCSVCPLSQECYAFNHGQVNVLPVKIRKAEQKHRYINYFVCFENEKVLIRERQAGDIWQHLYDFPSVETTEEYEWSDSIFIDRVKSVFGSKADFTFIKAKKHILTHQIIHIQFFALKNYIFNFNKQKELNWVSLSKLDELPQPKVIHDFVLEYFYKDKME from the coding sequence ATGACATTTCAAAATGAACTCATCAATTGGTACCTGATAAACAAGAGAGATTTGCCCTGGAGGCATACCAATGATGCCTATACCATCTGGTTATCAGAGGTTATATTACAACAAACCCGGGTGGAACAAGGACTTCCGTACTTTAATAGGTTTTTAGAGAATTTTCCTACAGTTGCCGATTTTGCTGGTGCTACTGAAGCCAGAGTTTTGAAGCTTTGGCAAGGACTGGGTTATTACTCGAGGGGCAGGAACATGCATGCAACCGCTCAAATTGTGGTGAAAGATTACGATGGAATCTTCCCAAACCTGCATGATGAGCTCATAAAATTAAAAGGAATTGGCGAATATACAGCTGCTGCCATTTCCTCATTTTCGTCTGGAGAAGCACGGGCGGTAGTAGATGGAAATGTATTTCGGGTACTCTCCAGGTTCTATGGTTTAGCTACGCCAATAAATAGCCCAGCCGGTAAAAAAGAGTTTTATGCGTTAGCAAATGATTTGCTCTATAAAGAAGACCCCGCCTTATATAACCAGGCTATTATGGAGTTTGGGGCCATGCAGTGTAAGCCAAAATCGCCCAGTTGCAGCGTTTGCCCGCTTAGTCAGGAGTGTTATGCCTTTAACCATGGTCAGGTAAATGTGCTGCCGGTTAAAATTCGAAAAGCCGAACAAAAACACCGGTATATTAATTATTTTGTTTGTTTTGAAAATGAAAAAGTACTGATCAGGGAAAGACAAGCAGGTGATATATGGCAGCATTTATATGATTTCCCTAGTGTGGAAACAACAGAAGAATACGAGTGGAGCGATTCAATATTCATTGATCGCGTAAAATCTGTATTCGGAAGTAAGGCCGATTTTACATTTATAAAAGCCAAAAAGCACATATTAACTCACCAAATAATCCATATACAATTTTTTGCATTAAAAAATTATATATTTAACTTTAATAAACAAAAGGAACTTAATTGGGTTTCTTTAAGTAAATTAGATGAGTTACCGCAGCCAAAAGTAATCCATGATTTTGTCCTGGAATATTTTTATAAGGACAAAATGGAGTAA
- a CDS encoding DNA-binding protein HU-beta (product_source=KO:K03530; cath_funfam=4.10.520.10; cog=COG0776; ko=KO:K03530; pfam=PF00216; smart=SM00411; superfamily=47729), which yields MTKADIISEISTKTGIEKVDVQETVEAFFKVIKTSMIGGENVYVRGFGSFVVKKRAQKTARNISKNTAIIIPEHFVPSFKPAKVFVDKVKSNSKKINVEA from the coding sequence ATGACTAAGGCAGATATTATTTCAGAAATATCAACAAAAACCGGAATTGAGAAGGTTGATGTACAGGAAACAGTTGAGGCATTTTTCAAGGTTATCAAAACCAGCATGATTGGCGGTGAAAATGTATACGTTAGAGGCTTCGGAAGCTTTGTTGTTAAAAAGAGAGCGCAAAAAACTGCGAGAAATATCTCAAAAAACACTGCAATAATTATCCCAGAACACTTCGTTCCTAGCTTTAAACCAGCAAAAGTATTTGTTGATAAAGTGAAAAGCAATTCAAAAAAAATTAACGTAGAAGCCTAA